A window from Oncorhynchus mykiss isolate Arlee chromosome 9, USDA_OmykA_1.1, whole genome shotgun sequence encodes these proteins:
- the tmem179ba gene encoding transmembrane protein 179B isoform X1, whose protein sequence is MMVIPWLLLLEMGLYASSFVCGIVTASSLTIVQGSFGGLCMLYGTVNHNSSSGSILVQTSSSPSLCYFVSAISVCVAVFCFSISLYWIYTCCLDGGVNRERLWLNVTLVVCGVFLFFLLVTGCVLKVGRDSLCDSVLHAVPNVTRCEQAQSRTWISPYTGTQFYTGLYNAGTAVWVNLFFWILIGILVVIQRGQGSDSRMMTPSETERLFPGQAQQQ, encoded by the exons ATGATGGTGATACCGTGGCTGCTTCTCCTTGAGATGGGCTTATACGCCAGTTCTTTCGTGTGTGGGATAGTCACGGCATCTTCTCTCACTATCGTACAG GGTAGCTTCGGGGGGCTCTGTATGCTCTATGGAACAGTGAACCATAACTCCTCATCAGGCTCCATATTGGTCCAGAcctccagctctccttctctctgttacTTTGTCTCTGCTATctcagtgtgtgtagcagtgttctGTTTCTCTATATCACTGTACTGGATATATACATGCTGCCTGGATGGAGGGGTTAACAG agaGCGTCTATGGCTCAACGTGACCCTGGTGGTGTGTGGCGtgtttctcttcttcctcctggTGACGGGCTGTGTGTTGAAGGTCGGAAGAGACTCTCTGTGTGACTCTGTCCTACACGCTGTCCCCAACGTCACCAG ATGTGAACAGGCTCAGTCTAGGACCTGGATCAGTCCTTACACGGGAACGCAGTTCTACACTGGACTGTACAACGCAGGG aCAGCAGTGTGGGTGAACTTATTTTTCTGGATTCTGATTGGCATACTGGTGGTGATCCAGAGAGGTCAAGGGTCAGATTCCAGAATGATGACGCCCTCTGAGACCGAACGTCTTTTCCCAGGCCAGGCCCAGCAGCAGTGA
- the tmem179ba gene encoding transmembrane protein 179B isoform X2 yields MMVIPWLLLLEMGLYASSFVCGIVTASSLTIVQGSFGGLCMLYGTVNHNSSSGSILVQTSSSPSLCYFVSAISVCVAVFCFSISLYWIYTCCLDGGVNRERLWLNVTLVVCGVFLFFLLVTGCVLKVGRDSLCDSVLHAVPNVTRCEQAQSRTWISPYTGTQFYTGLYNAGQCG; encoded by the exons ATGATGGTGATACCGTGGCTGCTTCTCCTTGAGATGGGCTTATACGCCAGTTCTTTCGTGTGTGGGATAGTCACGGCATCTTCTCTCACTATCGTACAG GGTAGCTTCGGGGGGCTCTGTATGCTCTATGGAACAGTGAACCATAACTCCTCATCAGGCTCCATATTGGTCCAGAcctccagctctccttctctctgttacTTTGTCTCTGCTATctcagtgtgtgtagcagtgttctGTTTCTCTATATCACTGTACTGGATATATACATGCTGCCTGGATGGAGGGGTTAACAG agaGCGTCTATGGCTCAACGTGACCCTGGTGGTGTGTGGCGtgtttctcttcttcctcctggTGACGGGCTGTGTGTTGAAGGTCGGAAGAGACTCTCTGTGTGACTCTGTCCTACACGCTGTCCCCAACGTCACCAG ATGTGAACAGGCTCAGTCTAGGACCTGGATCAGTCCTTACACGGGAACGCAGTTCTACACTGGACTGTACAACGCAGGG CAGTGTGGGTGA